The genomic stretch TCGCGCACCGGCGGGGCGGTGATGAGGAAGAAGACCAGCACCGCCACGGCGCCCAGGAAGACGCCCACTTCGGGCCGGGCGAGCAGCCGCAGCGCCAGCGGGCGCTCGGCGGTCCGCCCGTCGGTCTCCTTCGGGCCGGGGGCCGGCGGTGTGGTCACCGCCGGATCGGCATGCTGGGTCATACCCATCACCGGGTGCCCTTCGAGGCGAAGCCCGCCACCGCGTCGACGTTGGTCTTGTCGACGAAGGCCGGGCCGGTCAGCACCGGCTGCTCACCGCCGCCCATGTAGTTGCCGTTGTTCTTGTAGAGCCACAGCGAGTCGATCGCCAGGTAGCCCTGGAGGTAGGGCTGCTGGTCGACGGCGAACTCGATCGTGCCCTTGCTGATGGCTCCGGTGAGGTCCTTGTTGAGGTCGAAGGTGGCGACCTTCGCCTTGCTGGACGACTCGGACACCGACTGCGCGGCGGTCAGCGCGAACGGGGCGCCGAGGGTGACGACGTAGTCGATCGCCTTGTCCTCGGCGAGCTTGGCGGTGATCGTCGACTTCACCGAGGGCATGTCGGTGCCGTTGACGTTCAGCGTCTCGACCGAGCCGGAGAAGGTCTTCTCCACGCCGTCGCAGCGCTGGGTGAGGCCGATGTTGCCCTGCTCCTGGATGACACAGACGGCCTTCTTGGCACCTGCCTCGTTGAGCCGCTTGCCGAGCGCCTCGCCCGCGACGGTCTCGTCCTGGCCGAAGAACTCCATCAGGCCGAGCTTCTGCCATTCGCTGACGCCCGAGTTGAGGCCGACGACGGGTATGTTCGCCGCCTTCGCCTTGGCTATGACGTCCTTCAGGGCGTCCGGCTTGGCGAGCGTGACGGCGATGCCGTCGACCTTCTGGTCGATCGCGTTCTGCACCAGGTTGGCCTGGACACCGGCGCTGGGGTCGGCCGAGTAGATCAGCTCGACGTTGTCCTTGGCGGCGGAGGCCTCGGCGCCCTTGCGGACGATGTCCCAGAAGGTGTCGCCCGGCGACTGGTGGGTGACCAGGGCGACCTTCATGCGCGGGGTGTCGGCCTTGCCCGCGGCGGCGCCGTCCGCGCTTTCCTCGGCCTTCTTGCCGCCGGAGCCGCTGGAGCAGCCGGCGAGGGTCAGTGCGGCCGCTGCGGCCAGGGCCACCAGGGGCGCCATTCTGCGGGAGCGGGAGTACGAAGAGCGGTCCATCTTTCCTGCACCTCACTGTGCGACGGGGGAACGACGGGAAAGAAACGCGGCTGGTGCGTTGGTCCCGGATCAAATCCCCTGTGAGGCCCGCTGTCAAGACTTTGTTAAGACATCATTGCACAACAAGGTCCGAATGTAAGTACAAACTATTGACAGAGGTCGGGCCTGAGGCCTACACCTGGGAGGCGGTGAGAATGATCTCTACCCGCTGCCGCCGGGCGTAGTCACGAGAAAGGCAGGTACCCCCTTGGCCGCCTCCGCGCTCGACACCCTGCACTTCGCCCTCGACCGGAACAGTCCGGTGCCGCTGTACTACCAACTCGCCCAGCAGCTGGAGGCGGCGATCGAGCACGGGGCGCTCGCTCCGGGCAACCTCCTCGGCAACGAGATCGACCTGTCCACCCGGCTCGGCCTGTCCCGGCCGACCGTCCGCCAGGCCATCCAGTCGCTGGTCGACAAGGGCCTGCTGGTCCGCCGCCGCGGCGTCGGCACCCAGGTCGTGCACAGCCAGGTCAAGCGCCCCCTGGAGCTCAGCAGCCTCTACGACGACCTGGAGGCGGCCGGCCAGGGCCCGACCACCCGGGTCGTACGCAACGAGACCGTCCCCGCCACGGCGGACGTCGCGGCCGCCCTGGGCCTCGCGGAAGGCGCCGAGGTGACGCTCCTGGAGCGGCTGCGCTCCACCCACGGCCAGCCGGTGGCGCTGCTGTGCAACTACCTGCCCGCCGACCTCCTGGAGCTGGACACCGCCCGGCTGGAGACCACCGGCCTGTACCGGATGATGCGCACCGCCGGGATCACCCTGCACAGCGCCCGCCAGACCGTGGGCGCCCGCAGCGCCACCGCCGAGGAGGCGGCCCGGCTGGACGAGAAGGAGGGCGCCGCCCTGCTCACCATGCAGCGCACCGCCTACGACGACACCGGCCGCGCGGTCGAGTACGGCACGCACATCTACCGCGCCTCGCGGTACGCCTTCGACTTCCAGCTGCTCGTCAGAGGCTGACTCCCGCTGAACTGTCCGCCCGGCCGCCCGCTTGACTGTCGGCGGCAACGGGCGCAGAGTCGCACATATACGTCGTAAACATACGGTGTTCCCCGGTCACGAGAAGCGGAGCCGGGCCCATGAGCGCACCGTCAACAGTCCTCGTGACCGGCGGGGGCGGTGATCGTGGTCGACGACTACAGCAACAGCTCCCCGCAGGTCTTCGCGCGCGTCGAGCGCATCGCGGGCCGATTCGTCGGCGCCGTCCACGACCTCGACATCCGCGACCGGCACGCCGTGTCGGCCGTGTTCCCCACCGGCACACCGTGGACGCCGTACTGCACTTCGCGGGCCTGAAGTCGGCCCCCGGCTCGCTGCGGGACCCGGTGGCGTACTACGACGTCAACGTCGGCGGCACCATCTGCCTGCTGCGGGCCATGCACGAGCACGGGGTGCGCCAGCTGGTGTTCTCCTCCGAGCGGGCCGGGTCCGGCCTCGCCAGCGGATGTCCACGTCCGGGATGTGCACCGAGCGGGCGAACTTGCGCACCAAGTCCACGATCCGCACCGGGCTGCTCATGTCCAGCACGAACACCTCCCCGCCGCGAGCCATCCGAGCGGCTTGCAGGACCAGTCCGACGGCCTCCTCGACGGTCATGAAGAACCGGGTCACATCGGGGTGTGTGACGGTCACGGGGGCGCCCGCGCCCAGTTGCTCGGCCACGACCGACAGCAGCGAGCCACGGCTGCCGAGCACATTGCCGAAGCGCACGGCCGTGAAGACGGTGCCGGGCGGGGCGTCCCGCTGCCCTTCGCCGACGATGAGTTCGGCGAGCCGCTTGGTCGCGCCGAGTACCGAGACGGGGTCGGCGGCCTTGTCGGTGGAGATCAGCACGAACCGCGCGGTACGGGCCTCGGCCGCCGCGCGGACCAGGTTCTCGGTGCCGCGCACATTCGACTTCACGCCTTCGCCGGGGTGCAGTTCGAGCAGCGGCAGATGCTTGTGCGCGGCCGCGTGGAAGACGACCTCTGGGCGCAGTTCGCGGAAGACCTGGTCGATGCGGGGACGGTCCCGGATGTCCGAGATCACCACGTCGTCGGAGCGCAACGCGTCCCCGTGCAGCTCCAGTTGGAGCCGGTGCAGATGGGACCCGTCGTGGTCGAGGAGGAAGAGCCGGCTGGGGCCGAAAGCGCGGACCTGATGGCAGAGTTCGCTGCCGATGGAGCCGCCCGCCCCGGTCACCAGCACCCTCCGGCCGGCCACCACGGACCGCGCCTCGGGTCTCACCACGTGCATCTCGGCCCGCCCGATCAGCTCGCGCACGTCCAGTTCGCGCATGTCGCCGCCGACGACGTCCCGGCGCAGCGCCGCGATGAACGACGGCAGGTAGCGGACGCTGGCGCCTTCGGCCTCGGCTGCGCGGGCGACGCGACGGAACCGGTCGGGGACCAGTTGCGGGATGGCGACGACGACCGCCTCGATCCGGTGTTCGCGCACGGTCTCGCGGGTGGCGTCCAAGCCCCCGAGCACGGGGAGGTCCCCGACGGTCCCCTCGCTCAGCTTGGCCGGATCGTCGTCGAGGAAACCGACAGGGTCGAGGCCGAAACCCCGAGCCCGGGCGAGATCGCGGGCGAGGGCCCGCCCTGCCTCCCCGGCGCCGATGACCAGAGTGCGCAGGCACGGGGTCCGGTGCGGGGTCACGCGGGGGACGGCGTGCTTGGCTAGCTGTCCGCAGACCCGGTCGAGGGCGCGTTCGGCGAGGTGCGGGTACAGGGGCAGGGACAGCAGCCGGAGATACAGGGCGTCGGCTCCGGGCAGCCCGCCGGGTGGGGTGATGGCCAGGCCGCGGAAGTACGGCAGGCGGTGCAGCGGGACGAAGTGCACGGATGTGCTGATGCCGTCCTCGGCGAGCCGGTCCATCAGCTCGTCGCGGTCGGTGCCGTAGGCCTCCAGAACCCGGACCGGGTAGAGGTGGTGGGCGTGCCGCCCTTCGGTGGCCGTGCGCAGCGGCTCGATCCCGGGGATGTCGGCGAGGGCGGCGTCGTACCGTGCGGCCAGTTCGTGCCGCCGCTGCTGCCAGGCGTCGAGGTGGTGGAGCTGGGCCCGGCCGATGGCGGCCGTGAGGTCGGTCATGTTGGCCTTCAGGCCGGCCTCTTCGACGGAGTAGCGCGAGGTACCGCCGGACAGGTGGCGGCGCCAGGCGTCGGCGGACATGCCGTGCAGCCGGGTGCGCCGGATCCGCTCGGCCGGCTCCGAATCGTCGGTGGTGACCATGCCGCCCTCACCGATGGGCAGGTTCTTGGTGGCGTGGAAGCTGAAGCAGATGGCGCGTGAGAGGGCGCCCACCGGGCGGGTGCCGACGCGAGTGCCGAGGGCGTGCGCGGCGTCCTCGACGACATGGGTGAGCGGCAGGTGCGCGGCGGCGGCGAGTCCGGCGACGGGAGCCGGGGCCCCGGCGTACTGCAGGACCAGCATCGCGCGCGGGCAGCCGCAGGCGCGGGCCGCGCGGGAGACGGTGTCCGGGCTGGGCAGCGCGGTGCGCGGGTCCACGTCGACCAGGACGGGCCGCAGTCCGGCGTGCAGGACGGCGTGGGCGGCGCCGCAGAAGGTGACGGCGGGGATCAGGACCGTGCCGCCGGGTGGCAACCGCAGGGCGCGCAGGGCCAGTTCGAGCGCGGCGGTGCAGGAGCTGACGCCGACCGCGTGGGCGGCTCCGATGTAACGCGCGACCTCCTGCTCGAAGCGCCCTGCCTCGGGGCCAGTGGTCACCCAGCCCGAGGCGAGCACGCGCTGCGCGGCCCGCCGGGCCTCGGGGCTGATCCAGGGCTCGGCGAAGGGGACGTCCGGAGTGGTCCCCGGTGGTGCTGGCGGTCATGGGGAACGGTTACGCGATGGCGTATGCTTACGACGTATACGTACACTTTGCCCCAGGGGTGCATAGAGTCAACAGGAGCGGACCACACACGCGGGCCGCACACCTGGAGGCGACGCATGGCCAAGCGGCGGGCTGGGGCACAGGGCAACGACGAGGCGTCCGGCGGTGCACCCGCACGCCGCGCCGGAGACCGAGGCCGCTACGGCCGTCTCAGCCGCGAGCGGGTGCTCACCAGTGCCCTGGAGCTGGTGGACCGGGAGGGCCTGTCCGCGCTGAGCATGCGCCGACTCGGGGGCGAGCTCGGTGTGGAGGCGATGGCGCTCTACCGGTACGCGTCGAGCAAGGACGCCCTGCTGGACGGGCTGGTCGAGGCGCTCTATCTCGAACTGGAGGAGCGGCTGGCCGATCTGACGGACGGTGAGCCCGACTGGCGTGCTGCGCTGCACCGCATCGCGCGTGCGACGTACGAGGTGTGTCTCGCCCACCCGCAGGCGGTGCCGCTGCTCTCCACGCGCATGCTGGCGGTGCCGCTGGCCCGGCGTCCGCCGGCCGTGCTGAGGGACCATGAGCGCGTGCTGACGCTGCTGCGGGACGCCGGGCTCGACGAGGCCCGGTGCACGGCCGTGTTCCGGGCCTTCACCGCCTGGCTGCTCGGCTATGTGGCGGTGGAGTTGCGGGAGATGGTGGACAACCCGGAGGAGTCCGATCCCGCGTTCCGTCTTGGCCTGCACCGGATGCCGCCGCAGGAGCTGCCCCTGCTGCGCGAGTCCGCCGCCGCAATGGCCGAGCGGGGCGGACCCGAGGGGCTCGCCGCGGGACTCGACGCCCTGCTCGACCGGTTCACTTCCTGAGCGGCCTGAGCGGCCTGAGCAACTCGCTGAACAGGGTGACCGGGCGGGGCAGGCGTTCGCCGTCCACGATCAGGTCGACGGCCTCGTTGTAGAAGGCCAGGTGTCCCGCGATGACACCGGCCGCGGGCAGAGGCTCCGGGTAGCTCCAGACGATGTTGCGCGGGACGTCCGCCTCCCGGCCGAAGCTCCAGTAGCGGGCGTTGCCCTTGTAGGGGCACAGGGACTTGTGCGCGGTGGCCTCGAACAGTTCGAGGCGGACGTCCTCCACCGGGATGTAGTACCGCGTCGGCAGTCCGGTCTCGAACAGCAGCACCGGACGGCGGGTGTCGGCCACGACGGTGCCGTCGATCTCGACCTGGACATGACGGCTGCTGCGAAGGGCGTCCACCCGGTGGTGCGGGTCGCGGGGATGGCCGAAGATCTCCTCTTCCTCCTCGTACCAGTGGTCCAGGCCGTCGCCCCGGCGCAGGAACCACTCGAACGCGATGTGTCCGGCGAGGTCGGCAGCCGGGAACGTCCAGGCCGCGTTCTCCACCCGCTCTCCGTCGACTTCGAGGTCGTAGAAGATCCGCGAGCCGGTGTGGGCGCCCGTCGGGGGTTTCTCCGCCGGGCGGAGGAGGTCGGTGCGGACCTCCTCGCGGGGGAAGGCGTAACCCGGTACGGGGATCCCCTCGGGTTCCCAGACCAGGACCGGGTGGCGGCTGTCCACGACGGTGACCTCGCCCTTGACGCCGCGCACCCAGCGCTCGCAGGGCTCCCACAGCAAGCCTTCGGGGGTGGTGCGGACGGACCGATCGCCAGGAATGGGCATGATCCACGCTCCTTCGGCTTCCCCTTCGGAGCCTACTGCGGCCCGCCGTCAGTGCGCCGCGTCCAGCCGCGCCCGCTGCTCGGCCGTCAGCTCCAGATCCACCGCCGCGAGGTTCTCCTCCAGCTGCGCCACCGAGGACGCCCCCGCCAGCGGGATGATCGGCAGGGACGCGCCGATCTGCCAGGCGAGGACGACCTGGTTGACGGTCGCGTCGGTCTCTCGGGCCACCTCGCGCAGGGCCTTCAGGCGGGCCGGGCTGCCCGGATGGTCGTAGTCCTGGGGCAGCGGCTTGTCCTGCCGGGTGTAGGCGCCCGCCAGCAGCGGCGAGTAGGCGACCAGGGTCAGGGCGGGCTCGGCTCGCAGATAGCCGAGGAGCTCCGGGCCGGCGTGGCCGAGGCTGCCGTCCGGGAACTGGTCGCTCGGCACGTCGAAGCGCGGGCGCAGATGGCTGTGCTGGTACTGGAGCACCTCGTACCCGGGCAGTCCCGCCGCCGCGGCCAGCGCGCGGGCCCGCTCCACCCGCCACACGGCGTGGTTGCTGACGCCCAGCAGCCCGACGGTCCCCTCCGCCACCAGTTCGGCGAACCCCTCGACGGTCTCCGCGAGCGGCACCCGCCGGTCCTCGACGTGGGCGTAGAGGAGGTCGATCTTCTCCACCCCGAGCCGTTCCCGGCTGCGCTCGGCGGACTCCCGGATCACCTTCGCCGACAGCCCCTCGGGGTTGTCGATGTAGCCGGTGCCGGGGGCCAGGGGGCGGGCGCCGAGCTTGGTGGCGATGACGATCTCCTCGCCGACGCCCCGGCTGCGCCGCCACCGGCCGAGCAGTTCCTCGCTCTGGCCGCCCTGGCCGCCGTCCTCCCAGTAGGCGTAGGCGTTGGACGTGTCGATGAAGTTCCCGCCGGCCTCGGCATAGCGGTCGAGTACGGCGAAGGACGTCTCCTCGTCGGTACGCGTGCCGAACAGCATCGCGCCGAGCGCCAAGACGCTGACGTCGCGGCGGTGCTGCGGATCGGTGCCGATCGTGCGGTACTTCATGCCGGTTCCTCCCGTTGGTGGCCTACGGGAGGGAGTCTTCAGCTTGAAGCGCACTTCAAGTCAAGCGCGCGGGCACCTACTTCGCGAACGGCCCCTCCAGCGCCGCCCATTGGAGCAACATGATCGTCTTGGCGTCGGCGATCTCCCCGGTCCGGATCATCTCCAGGGCCCTCGGGAAAGGCAGTTCGAGGATCTCGATGTCCTCGCCCTCCTCGTCCAGGCCGCCGCCCTCATGGGTGCGGGTGGACGGCCCGTACTCGGCCGCGTAGAAGCTCACCCGCTCGGTCACCGATCCGGGGCTCATATAGACGTCGAACACATGCTGTACGGCCCCGATGGTGTGGCCGGTCTCCTCCACCACCTCGCGCCGCACGGCGATCTCGGGGTGCTCGTCCTCGTCGTCGAGCAGTCCGCCCGGGGTCTCGACGAGCATCCCGTCGGGGTGGCCGTTGACATAGACCGGGAAGCGGAACTGGCGGGTGAGCAGCACGGTTTCGCGTTCGGCGTCGTACAGCAGCATCGTGGCGCCGTTGCCGCGGTCGTGGGTCTCGCGCTCCTGGGTGCTCCAGGTGCCGTCGGCGTGCCGGAAGTCGAAGGTGGTGGTCCGCTCGATGTACCAGTGGCTGGAGAGCAGCCGGACGTCCCGCACCCGCACGCGCGGGTTGCCGGTCAGGTCGCGGCCGGTCCGGTCGAGTCCGGTGCGGCCGCGCCGGTCGGGGGTGTCGGCTCCAGGAACACCGGGAGCACCCGGGTCACGGGGAAAAGGCGAATGGCTCATGGTCCGCTTCTACCATCACCGGCCGAACGGCCCTCGGCACCGGAGTGCAGCGCGGCCAGCACGTCGGCGTCCGTGAGCTGTTCGAAGTCGTCGTACCAGAGTCCGACGGCCATGAAGTCGACCGGCCGGTGCGGGCAGATCACCTCGTCGGCCTCCGGGCCCATCAGTGCCACGCCCTCGGGCGAGCCGACCGGCACGACCAGCAGCACCCGCGCAGGCGAACGGCCGCGGATCCAGCGCAGCGCGGCACGGGCCGTCACTCCGGTGGCGAGCCCGTCGTCGACCACGAGGACGGTACGTCCGCGCAGGTCGAGGGCGGGACGGCCGCGCCGGTACAGCTCCTCGCGACGGTGCAGTTCCGCGCGTTCCCGGGTCACGACGGGTTCCAGCGCGGCCTCGGTGAGTCCGAGCCGGCCGAGGGTCCACTCGTCGAACACCGGGGGATCGTCACCGCAGATCGCGCCGACGCCGAACTCCTCGTGGAAGGGCGCCCCGATCTTCCGCGCGACGAGCACATCGAGCGGCGCGTCCAGCGCCCGGGCGACCTCCTGGGCCACGGCCACCCCGCCCCGGGGCAGCGCGAGGACCACGGGATCCGTCAGATCGCCCCGTTCCCGCAGGTCCCGGGCCAGCTCCCTCCCCGCATGCCCCCGATCACGGAACAGTGCCATGGTGGTCACCCCGCAGAAGTGCCTCACTCACAGCATACGAAAAGGGCCCTCACGGACTCTCGTCCGCGAAGACCCTTCGCACCGTCGGGACGACAGGATTTGAACCTGCGACCCCTTGACCCCCAGTCAAGTGCGCTACCAAGCTGCGCCACGTCCCGGTGCGGTCGCACACAGTGAGCTGTGTGATCGCGCGAACAGCACTTTACCCCACACCGGGGGCGGCTTCGAAAAAGGCACCGGGCAGGGCGCAGGCGGCACAATCGGCGTATGGGCAGCACATCGCCGCGGCGCGCAGCCGGGGCACGGGACCGGGACAGCGAGGGGCGGGCGCGCAACGCACGGCCCCGGGACGGGCTGGGGCGGCCCCTGCCGTACGGCGAGGAGGGCGTCGCCCGGCAGCCGGAGGGGGTCCTGCGCACCCCTGAGGAGACCGTCGCCGAGGCGCAGGAGCTGCTGGACGCGGGTCGGCCCTTCCACGCGCACGAGGTCTTCGAGGACGCCTGGAAGTCGGGTCCCGAGGAGGAGCGAGGGCTGTGGCGGGGGCTGGCCCAGCTCGCCGTGGGGCTCACCCACGCCGCTCGCGGCAACGTCACCGGTGGCGCCCGGCTGCTCCGGCGTGGCGCGGGGGCGGTCGAGGAGTGGGCGACGGCGGCCGGGCACGAGCGGCCGTACGGGATGGATCTGGCGGCGGTGACTGCCTGGGCGCGGCAGCTGGCGCAGAGCGTGGAGAGCGGCTCGGCGGTGATCGACGCCGCGGAGAGCGCGCCGCGACTGGGTTAGCGCGGGCGGTGTCGGCGCTGTCGGTGGGGTGGGGCAGACTCTGGGCGTGCGAAAGATTCATGTCATCGGTATCGGCGCGGGCGACCCCGACCAGCTGACCCTCCAGGCGGTCCGGGCGCTGCGCAACACGGACGTGTTCTTCGTCCTGGGCAAGGGCGAGGTGAAGTCGGACCTCACGCAGCTGCGCCGGGACATGCTCGACGCACATGTGTCGGAGGGGACGTACCGCGTGGTCGAGGCGCGCGACCCGGAGCGGGACCGCTCGGCCGGCGGCTCCGCCTACTCCCCCGCGGTCGGCGACTGGCGCAGCGCACGCGCGGACATCTACGAGCGGATGATCACAGAGGAGCTGGGCGAGGAGCAGACCGGCGCCTTCCTGGTCTGGGGCGATCCGGCGCTCTACGACAGCACGCTCGGGATTCTGGAGGAGGTGCTGGAGCGGGGTCGGGTCACCTTCGAGTACGACGTCATCCCCGGGATCAGCAGTGTCTCCGCGCTCGTCGCCCGGCACCGGACAGGGCTCAACCGGGTCGCCCGTCCCGTGCAGATCACCACGGGGCGGCGGCTCGCGGAAGGGTTCCCGGAGGGGGTGGACGACGTGGTGGTGATGCTCGACGCCCACCAGACGTTCCGGCAGTACACGGACGAGGACATCGACATCTACTGGGGGGCCTACATAGGCACCCCGGACGAGATCCTCGCCTCCGGGCCGATCGCGGAGGCGGCGCCCCGGATCGAGCGGCTGCGCGCCGAGGCGCGGGAGCGCAAGGGCTGGATCATGGACACGTATCTGCTGCGCCGCAATCCCCGGGACGAGCACCGCAACGGCTGAGCCACCCGCGCGGTCCGCCCCCGAATGCGCGACGGGGCCACCGATGTGATCGTGACCTCGTGACAGTCGCCGAGGAAGCCCCACGGTCGCCCGCCGCCGAACCGCCCGTACTCGACAGACGCCGCCGCAACATCGTCTTCGTGACGATCATGCTCGGCATGCTGCTGGCCGCCCTGGACCAGACGATCGTCGGCACCGCGCTGCCGACGATCGTGTCGGACCTCGGCGGGGCCGAGCACATGTCGTGGGTGGTGACGTCGTACCTGCTCGCCGAGACCGTCTCGACCGTCCTGGTCGGCAAGTTCGGTGACATGTTCGGCCGCAAGGTCGTCTTCCAGGTCTCGGCGATCGTGTTCATCACGGGCTCGTTCCTGTGCGGCCTGGCCGGGAACATGACCATGCTGATCCTTTGGCGGGCGATGCAGGGCGTCGGCGCGGGCGGGCTGATGGTCACGTCCATGGCGCTGATCGCCGATGTGATCCCGCTGCGGGAACGCGGCAAGTACCAGGGCGCGATCGGCGCGGTGTTCGGGGTGGCCACGGTCATCGGGCCGCTGCTGGGCGGGCTGTTCACCGACCATCTGACCTGGCGCTGGGCGTTCTACGTCAACGTCCCGATCGCGATCGTCGTCGTCTTCGCCGCCGCCCGCACCATCCCCGTCGTCAAGGCGGCCTCGCGGCCCATCATCGACTATCTCGGCATCGCCTTCGTCGCGGTCGGCGCCAGTGCGCTGATCCTGGCGACGAGTTGGGGCGGCAACGAGTACGCGTGGGGCTCCGGCGTCATCATCGGCCTGTTCGTCGGCGGGGTGATCGCCCTCGGGCTGTTCTGCTGGGTGGAGACCCGCGCGGCCGAACCGATGCTGCCCATGCGGCTGTTCCGCAATCCGGTCTTCACCGTCTGCTCGGTCCTCAGCTTCATCGTCGGCTTCGCCATGCTCGGCGCGATGACCTATCTGCCGAGCTATCTCCAGTACGTCGACGGCGACTCGGCCACGGTCTCCGGCGTACGGACGCTGCCGATGGTGATCGGCCTGCTCATCGCGTCGGTGTTCAGTGGCAACGTGGTCAGCAAGACCGGCAAGTACCGGCTGTTCCCGATCATCGGCTCGCTGGTGATGGGCGTCGGCCTGTACCTGATGTCCCTGATGGGGCCGGAGACCGGGGCCTGGCTCGAGTCGCTGTACATGTTCGTGCTCGGCACCGGTATCGGCCTGTGCATGCAGGTGCTGACGATCGCCGTGCAGAACACCGTCGACTACGCCGACCTCGGCACCGCAACCTCCGGCGTCACCTTCTTCCGCACGCTGGGCAGCTCATTCGGTACGGCCGTCTTCGGCACGATCTACACCAACAGCCTCGCCCCCAACCTGCGCCAGGGCATCGCCGAGGCCTCCGCAGTGCCCGGCGCGGACCCGGCGATCGTGGCGCAGGCCGCGACCAGTCCCGAGGGCCTGCACGATCTGCCGTCGGCGGTGGCCGCGCCGATCGTCGACGCCTACGCGGACACACTCCAGATGGTGTTCCTGTGGACGGTGCCGGTCGCGGCCATCGGCTTCGTCGTCTCGCTCTTCCTCAAGCAGGTCCAGCTGCGCGACAGCGCCCGGATGGGCTCGACGGACATGGGCGAGGGGTTCGCGCAGCCGCGCGGAGCCGATTCGCAGGCGGTCCTGGAGGCCTCCGTGGCGAAGATCATCGGCAGTACGGATCTGGACACCGCGCGTCGGCTGGTGCAGGGGTCCGACACCCGGCTCGATGTGGCCGGTGCCTGGGCGGTGATGCAGGTGGAGCTGCTGAACCGGGTGGTCGGCCACGCGAGCCTCGGGCTGATCGCCGCCCGGCGCCATGTGCCGCCGGAGGTGCTGCTCCCGGTCTT from Streptomyces davaonensis JCM 4913 encodes the following:
- a CDS encoding sugar ABC transporter substrate-binding protein, translating into MDRSSYSRSRRMAPLVALAAAAALTLAGCSSGSGGKKAEESADGAAAGKADTPRMKVALVTHQSPGDTFWDIVRKGAEASAAKDNVELIYSADPSAGVQANLVQNAIDQKVDGIAVTLAKPDALKDVIAKAKAANIPVVGLNSGVSEWQKLGLMEFFGQDETVAGEALGKRLNEAGAKKAVCVIQEQGNIGLTQRCDGVEKTFSGSVETLNVNGTDMPSVKSTITAKLAEDKAIDYVVTLGAPFALTAAQSVSESSSKAKVATFDLNKDLTGAISKGTIEFAVDQQPYLQGYLAIDSLWLYKNNGNYMGGGEQPVLTGPAFVDKTNVDAVAGFASKGTR
- a CDS encoding GntR family transcriptional regulator → MAASALDTLHFALDRNSPVPLYYQLAQQLEAAIEHGALAPGNLLGNEIDLSTRLGLSRPTVRQAIQSLVDKGLLVRRRGVGTQVVHSQVKRPLELSSLYDDLEAAGQGPTTRVVRNETVPATADVAAALGLAEGAEVTLLERLRSTHGQPVALLCNYLPADLLELDTARLETTGLYRMMRTAGITLHSARQTVGARSATAEEAARLDEKEGAALLTMQRTAYDDTGRAVEYGTHIYRASRYAFDFQLLVRG
- a CDS encoding NAD-dependent epimerase/dehydratase family protein codes for the protein MSAPSTVLVTGGGGDRGRRLQQQLPAGLRARRAHRGPIRRRRPRPRHPRPARRVGRVPHRHTVDAVLHFAGLKSAPGSLRDPVAYYDVNVGGTICLLRAMHEHGVRQLVFSSERAGSGLASGCPRPGCAPSGRTCAPSPRSAPGCSCPARTPPRREPSERLAGPVRRPPRRS
- a CDS encoding TetR/AcrR family transcriptional regulator; amino-acid sequence: MAKRRAGAQGNDEASGGAPARRAGDRGRYGRLSRERVLTSALELVDREGLSALSMRRLGGELGVEAMALYRYASSKDALLDGLVEALYLELEERLADLTDGEPDWRAALHRIARATYEVCLAHPQAVPLLSTRMLAVPLARRPPAVLRDHERVLTLLRDAGLDEARCTAVFRAFTAWLLGYVAVELREMVDNPEESDPAFRLGLHRMPPQELPLLRESAAAMAERGGPEGLAAGLDALLDRFTS
- a CDS encoding DUF427 domain-containing protein, with the translated sequence MPIPGDRSVRTTPEGLLWEPCERWVRGVKGEVTVVDSRHPVLVWEPEGIPVPGYAFPREEVRTDLLRPAEKPPTGAHTGSRIFYDLEVDGERVENAAWTFPAADLAGHIAFEWFLRRGDGLDHWYEEEEEIFGHPRDPHHRVDALRSSRHVQVEIDGTVVADTRRPVLLFETGLPTRYYIPVEDVRLELFEATAHKSLCPYKGNARYWSFGREADVPRNIVWSYPEPLPAAGVIAGHLAFYNEAVDLIVDGERLPRPVTLFSELLRPLRPLRK
- a CDS encoding aldo/keto reductase; its protein translation is MKYRTIGTDPQHRRDVSVLALGAMLFGTRTDEETSFAVLDRYAEAGGNFIDTSNAYAYWEDGGQGGQSEELLGRWRRSRGVGEEIVIATKLGARPLAPGTGYIDNPEGLSAKVIRESAERSRERLGVEKIDLLYAHVEDRRVPLAETVEGFAELVAEGTVGLLGVSNHAVWRVERARALAAAAGLPGYEVLQYQHSHLRPRFDVPSDQFPDGSLGHAGPELLGYLRAEPALTLVAYSPLLAGAYTRQDKPLPQDYDHPGSPARLKALREVARETDATVNQVVLAWQIGASLPIIPLAGASSVAQLEENLAAVDLELTAEQRARLDAAH
- a CDS encoding NUDIX domain-containing protein gives rise to the protein MSHSPFPRDPGAPGVPGADTPDRRGRTGLDRTGRDLTGNPRVRVRDVRLLSSHWYIERTTTFDFRHADGTWSTQERETHDRGNGATMLLYDAERETVLLTRQFRFPVYVNGHPDGMLVETPGGLLDDEDEHPEIAVRREVVEETGHTIGAVQHVFDVYMSPGSVTERVSFYAAEYGPSTRTHEGGGLDEEGEDIEILELPFPRALEMIRTGEIADAKTIMLLQWAALEGPFAK
- a CDS encoding phosphoribosyltransferase is translated as MALFRDRGHAGRELARDLRERGDLTDPVVLALPRGGVAVAQEVARALDAPLDVLVARKIGAPFHEEFGVGAICGDDPPVFDEWTLGRLGLTEAALEPVVTRERAELHRREELYRRGRPALDLRGRTVLVVDDGLATGVTARAALRWIRGRSPARVLLVVPVGSPEGVALMGPEADEVICPHRPVDFMAVGLWYDDFEQLTDADVLAALHSGAEGRSAGDGRSGP
- a CDS encoding DUF309 domain-containing protein, with the translated sequence MGSTSPRRAAGARDRDSEGRARNARPRDGLGRPLPYGEEGVARQPEGVLRTPEETVAEAQELLDAGRPFHAHEVFEDAWKSGPEEERGLWRGLAQLAVGLTHAARGNVTGGARLLRRGAGAVEEWATAAGHERPYGMDLAAVTAWARQLAQSVESGSAVIDAAESAPRLG
- the cobF gene encoding precorrin-6A synthase (deacetylating), whose protein sequence is MRKIHVIGIGAGDPDQLTLQAVRALRNTDVFFVLGKGEVKSDLTQLRRDMLDAHVSEGTYRVVEARDPERDRSAGGSAYSPAVGDWRSARADIYERMITEELGEEQTGAFLVWGDPALYDSTLGILEEVLERGRVTFEYDVIPGISSVSALVARHRTGLNRVARPVQITTGRRLAEGFPEGVDDVVVMLDAHQTFRQYTDEDIDIYWGAYIGTPDEILASGPIAEAAPRIERLRAEARERKGWIMDTYLLRRNPRDEHRNG